The Bacteroidota bacterium DNA segment ATCGCAACTGAAAAGCCATCTTTTGCACCGTCAATGAATGTTTCGTAAATATTTATTTTTTTGCGTAAAGCAAGACTAATAAAAGAAATAATTATGGTAAATAAAATGAGATTTCCTAAAACTGTTGAAATACTACTAATTTTTTCTTGAGGTAATCCTGAGAAATAAAAAATTATTGCTGTTATAAATAATGTAGCTGTCCCCAAATAAGCAAGAATCGTTTTGTTAAAAAGATTTATTTTTTGAAAAATAGAAACAGAAATTAATCCTGCTAAGGTTGAAAAATAAGTAGCAAGTAGTATAGGAATAAAAATATCGGAAGGATTTGCAGCACCTCCTGCTGCTCTCAAAGCCATAATGCTAATTGGAATAATTGTTAGCCCTGAAGTGTTAAGAACAATAAACATTATTTGTGCATTTGAAGCAGTATCTTTAGTTTTGTTAACCTCCTGAAGTTGGGTCATAGCTTTTAATCCCAAAGGTGTGGCTGCATTATCCAACCCAAGCATGTTAGCAGCAAAATTCATTATCATTGAGCCATGTGCAGGATGACTTTCAGGTATTTCGGGAAATAGTTTTTTAAAAAAAGGTCGGAATATTCTTGATAATACATTTACAGCTCCTCCTTTTTCACCAATATTCATAATCCCAAGCCACAGAGACATAATACCAATAAGATAAATGGATATTTTAACGCTGGTTTCTGCCATGTCAAAAGTGCTTTGGATGATGTTGGGGAATACTTCTGCATCACCAAAAAAAATCAGGCGTATCAAGGCAACAACAAATGCAATAAGAAAAAATGCAATCCAGATGTAATTTAAAACCATTCTTTTGTTTTAATTTTGGGATTCAAAGGTATTGAATATTATTTTTTCTGATGTTTTGAATTAAAAAAATAATTTGAAAAAAAAATTATTGTATCTGTTTTTATTTAAATTTGTTTTAATACCTTTGTTTAAACAAATTGAATCTAAATATTTTTTGTTTTGATTAAAATATTCTAAAATGAAAATCAGAAAGCAATTATTTTTAAGTTTTTTATTTATAACTTTTTTTGTTCCGTTTTTTTTGTCAGCACAAATGAAAGTTTTATCAGGTTTTGAGGGTGGTTCTTATTTCCAAATGGCTAATGAACTCAATATGATTACAGATGTTGAACTAAAGGTTATACCTACCGAAGGGAGTCGTGATAATTTTTTCAAACTTAAATCAAACAATGCTGATATTGCTTTTTTACAATATGATGTGCTTTTTTACCAAACAGGATACATGAAGGATGAAAGTAAAAGTGTAAAAAAAATGAAAATACTTCTTCCTCTTGGTTATGAAGAAATTCATTTAATTACAAAAAAAGATTCTCGGATAAGAACTATAAAAGATTTAAAACGAAAAAAAGTAGGCGTTGGTTCTAAACTGCAAGGTACAATAGTAACATCAGGTTATATCCGGAAAAAATTAAATGGAAAATGGAAGGAAGTTCGAATACCTTTTGACGATGCACTAGAATCATTGGAAAAAGGAAGAATTGATGCATTTTTCTTTGTCGGTTCAGCACCGGTAAAAAAATTGAATACACTAACAGGAAGTCTTAAGGATAACCTAAAATTGATTCCGATAACAAATCCGAAACTAAATGATTATTATGCAAAAACTACAATAAAAGCGGGTACATACAATTGGCTCAATAATGATATTGAAACATATTCGGTACGATATGCTCTGGTTACTAATACGATAAATGAAACAATTGAAGATAAAGAGTATTTAAGAAACCTGCTGGATGATATCAAGAATAATATTGATGTTTTGAAAAAAGACGGTCATAGAATGTGGGGAAATGTTGATTTTAATTTTGACAGAATATTATGGGATATTCATCCTATTTCCGTTGAAATTTTTAATTTAGAAAAAAAAGAACATAAATTTTAAAATAATTTGTTTGTTTAATAAAATAGTTTATCTTTGCCATTGAATAATTATAAGTAAAAAAAATAAAATTGAACTAAATATAATGAAAAAAATTATAGTATTATTGATGATAGTTAGTTTGTTGAGTTGTGTTGGAATAACCGCATTATATGCACAACCATTACCTCCACCAGCTACAGCCCCTATTTCAGGTGGTTTAGGGATACTTATTATCTCAGGTATTGTTTATGGTTTAAAAAAATATTTTTCAAAAAATAAAAAATAATCATTATTTAGTTTATTCTTTACTAATTTAATATTCAGCCTATAATCCCACTGTGGGAAATAAAATAACTACTAAAATAAAAATTCAAATTTCAAACATTTTTCAAATAAAATGTTTGATTTAATTGACATACATTTAAATATTTCTGTAAATTTGAAACTAATTAAATATTTTTCAAATGAAAACTTATCAATCGAAATCAATTAGTAAAAAGACATTTATTCTAACATTTTTATTAATAACAGTTTTTTCATTAACAATTTTTTCTCAAACTGATGAAAAAATTGAACAGCTTGATAAATATTTTGAAGAAGCTATAAAGGAATGGAATGTTCCTGGTATGGCTGTAGCAATTGTAAAAAAGAATGAAGTGATTTTGTCAAAAGGATATGGAGTACGAACTATTAATGTTAATAAAAAGATTGATAAAAACACATTGTTTCCAATTGCATCGATAACAAAGTCATTTACAAGTGCCGCAATTGCATCTTTAGTTGATGAAGGAAAGTTATCATGGGATGATCCTGTAAGAAAGTATTTGCCGTATTTTAAATTATATGATCCTTACGTTTCAGAAAATATGAAAGTGCGAGATCTTTTATGTCATAGGTCAGGATTAAAAACTTTTAGTGGAGATTTATTATGGTATGGTTCAAGCTATTCAAGAGAGGAAGTGTTAAGACGAGCAAGGTTTTTGAAACCCGAATATGGTTTTCGTGAGCATTTTGGATATTCAAATATTATGTATATCGCAGCAGGAGAGGTGGTTGAGATGGTTAGTGGAAAATCGTGGGACGAGTATATCAATGAAAAGTTTTTTGAACCGCTTGGGATGGCAAAATCAAATACTTCTTTGACAGAATTAAAAAAATATAAAAATATTGCCCGACCTCATACAGAAAAAGATGGGAAAGTTATTGAGATTCCTTATTTAAATTGGGATAATGTTGGAGGTGCCGGTGCAATTAATTCTAATGTTAATGAGATGGCACAGTGGATTAAACTTCAATTAAATAACGGGAGTTTGGATGGTAAAAAATATTTTAGTAGGAAATCTAGTGAAGAGATGTGGTCAGCTCATACGGTTCAGGCGGTTAGTAGAAGTATTTTATGGCCTTCTAATCATTTTAAGGCTTATGGTCTTGGCTGGGGATTGTTTGATTATCATGGAAAAAAAATTGTAGGACATAGTGGGGGATATGATGGGATTATCTCATATATTGCTTTGGTTCCTGAAGAAGATTTGGGCTTTATAATTTTAACAAATAAAAATTCTGCACTTTATTATGCAATGTTTTATAAAATATTAGACGTATTTATTGGTGATATTGATAAAGATTGGAGTAAGATAATTCATGAAATTGTTATGAGTAGGGATGAAGCAAATAAAGAGAAAAAAAATAGTGAAATCTTAAAAGAAACTAAGCCAATATTAGATTTAAAAGAATATACAGGTATTTATGGAGGTAAACTTTATGGTAATTCTGAGATTTTTATAAAAGACGGAAAGCTTTACTTGAAATTTTTACCATCTCCAAAATTTGTAGGAGAACTTAAACATTATAAATATAATACCTTTGAAATTGAATTTGAATATTTCCCAAGTCTTCCAAAGGGAAAGGTTCATTTTTTAATTGATGAAAATGGGAAAACCGAAGAACTTAGAATCGATGTTCCTAATCCTGATTTCGATTTTACTGAATTAAAGTTTCTTCGTTTGTAATTGTTGAGTCCAATCTAAAAAGTTTGAAAATAGGGATTGCCTCAAAGACACAAAAGGGATACAATCAATACAAAAATTTTTGTAAATTATTTGTTTCTATACATCTGTGGTTAAAATTGCTTTTGGAGTGTATCCATTGTTACTTTTTTTAAAAAAATGGGAACAAAATATTATTCATTGAATTTTAAGAGTAATTTCCTAACTTTCTTGGTGGAATTAAAAATAAATAATTGCAGGAAAATTCCAAAAATGAAACAAAAACTTCCATTTATGAGATTTTTACCAAATGGTATAAACACAGTGAAACAGATAGATATAAGATTGGCATGATATTATTATGAAAAAAAAGTCAAAAAAATTTGCATTTGCTTTTTTGCCTGCCATATATTTGTTATAGAAAAAAAAGTTGAAAAAACTAATTCTATAAAAGCTAACATTAACAAGTGAAAAAACAAATACTATGAAACATTTAATAAAAACAATCAGAAATGCAAGATTATTTCTTACAATATCTATCTTA contains these protein-coding regions:
- a CDS encoding nucleoside recognition domain-containing protein, encoding MVLNYIWIAFFLIAFVVALIRLIFFGDAEVFPNIIQSTFDMAETSVKISIYLIGIMSLWLGIMNIGEKGGAVNVLSRIFRPFFKKLFPEIPESHPAHGSMIMNFAANMLGLDNAATPLGLKAMTQLQEVNKTKDTASNAQIMFIVLNTSGLTIIPISIMALRAAGGAANPSDIFIPILLATYFSTLAGLISVSIFQKINLFNKTILAYLGTATLFITAIIFYFSGLPQEKISSISTVLGNLILFTIIISFISLALRKKINIYETFIDGAKDGFSVAIKIIPYLVAMLVAIGVFRASGAMNIMVDGIGKFFALLGVNTDFVPALPTAIMKPLSGSGARGMMVESMQTYGADSFVGKLASTFQGSTETTFYTLAVYFGAVNIKRTRYAVTCGLIADVTGIIAAIFIAYLFFH
- a CDS encoding TAXI family TRAP transporter solute-binding subunit, producing the protein MKIRKQLFLSFLFITFFVPFFLSAQMKVLSGFEGGSYFQMANELNMITDVELKVIPTEGSRDNFFKLKSNNADIAFLQYDVLFYQTGYMKDESKSVKKMKILLPLGYEEIHLITKKDSRIRTIKDLKRKKVGVGSKLQGTIVTSGYIRKKLNGKWKEVRIPFDDALESLEKGRIDAFFFVGSAPVKKLNTLTGSLKDNLKLIPITNPKLNDYYAKTTIKAGTYNWLNNDIETYSVRYALVTNTINETIEDKEYLRNLLDDIKNNIDVLKKDGHRMWGNVDFNFDRILWDIHPISVEIFNLEKKEHKF
- a CDS encoding serine hydrolase; its protein translation is MKTYQSKSISKKTFILTFLLITVFSLTIFSQTDEKIEQLDKYFEEAIKEWNVPGMAVAIVKKNEVILSKGYGVRTINVNKKIDKNTLFPIASITKSFTSAAIASLVDEGKLSWDDPVRKYLPYFKLYDPYVSENMKVRDLLCHRSGLKTFSGDLLWYGSSYSREEVLRRARFLKPEYGFREHFGYSNIMYIAAGEVVEMVSGKSWDEYINEKFFEPLGMAKSNTSLTELKKYKNIARPHTEKDGKVIEIPYLNWDNVGGAGAINSNVNEMAQWIKLQLNNGSLDGKKYFSRKSSEEMWSAHTVQAVSRSILWPSNHFKAYGLGWGLFDYHGKKIVGHSGGYDGIISYIALVPEEDLGFIILTNKNSALYYAMFYKILDVFIGDIDKDWSKIIHEIVMSRDEANKEKKNSEILKETKPILDLKEYTGIYGGKLYGNSEIFIKDGKLYLKFLPSPKFVGELKHYKYNTFEIEFEYFPSLPKGKVHFLIDENGKTEELRIDVPNPDFDFTELKFLRL